A region from the Bradyrhizobium erythrophlei genome encodes:
- a CDS encoding L,D-transpeptidase family protein, giving the protein MVDNLRGNIVISNAYRSTRGDLPLSAIWIRSAAGDPRRGWLRARDLSVPVALGRGGIKANKREGDGGTPRGTFRPRQLWWRADRHPRPRTFLPIRTIAADDAWCEDPASRHYNQPIRLDRAQDGDRLRRDDHLYDFIIEIDHNRSPRIAGRGSAVFLHLARGNFGPTAGCVSMTKSAMLRLLARLGPNTKIVIG; this is encoded by the coding sequence ATGGTGGATAATCTTAGAGGAAATATAGTCATTTCAAACGCTTATCGATCAACCCGGGGCGACTTGCCGCTTTCCGCGATCTGGATTCGCTCCGCGGCCGGCGACCCGCGCCGGGGCTGGCTCAGAGCGAGGGATTTGAGCGTGCCGGTTGCCTTGGGGCGCGGTGGAATCAAGGCAAACAAGCGCGAAGGCGACGGCGGCACCCCGCGAGGCACCTTCAGGCCACGGCAATTGTGGTGGCGCGCCGACCGCCACCCCCGGCCGCGGACTTTCTTGCCGATTCGCACGATCGCGGCTGACGACGCCTGGTGCGAAGACCCCGCAAGCCGCCATTACAACCAGCCCATCCGGCTGGATCGGGCCCAAGACGGCGACCGCCTCCGGCGTGACGACCACCTCTATGATTTTATCATCGAGATCGATCACAACCGCTCGCCGCGCATCGCAGGCCGCGGCAGCGCGGTATTCCTGCATCTGGCACGCGGAAATTTCGGGCCTACCGCGGGCTGCGTTTCGATGACAAAATCGGCCATGCTGCGGCTGTTGGCGCGGCTGGGACCCAATACGAAAATTGTAATCGGCTGA
- a CDS encoding cyclic nucleotide-binding domain-containing protein, with amino-acid sequence MSIEDDVALLERVPTLRLLGAGSLRMLAIGSEQRGFARGDVLFNVGDEADAGFVVQRGAFRIEDGAGAEMIAGPGALIGELALITAMARPASATAIEHSAVIRIARSLFQRVLESDPAAARRLRDEFASRTSQIASDILMAGAKLSI; translated from the coding sequence ATGTCGATCGAAGATGATGTTGCCCTGCTCGAGCGAGTCCCAACCCTGCGCCTGTTGGGAGCGGGTTCCTTGCGCATGCTCGCGATCGGCTCCGAGCAGCGCGGTTTCGCTCGCGGCGATGTGCTGTTCAACGTAGGCGATGAGGCCGACGCGGGCTTCGTCGTTCAGCGCGGCGCGTTCCGGATCGAGGACGGCGCCGGCGCCGAAATGATCGCAGGTCCGGGCGCTCTGATCGGCGAGCTCGCGCTGATCACTGCGATGGCGCGCCCCGCCTCCGCGACGGCGATCGAACATTCCGCGGTGATCAGGATCGCGCGAAGCCTGTTTCAGCGCGTGCTGGAGAGCGATCCGGCCGCGGCACGCCGGCTGCGCGACGAATTCGCTTCCCGTACCAGCCAGATCGCCAGCGATATTCTGATGGCGGGCGCGAAGCTGAGTATCTAG
- a CDS encoding 2-keto-4-pentenoate hydratase has translation MLDEDQIAAASRTLHDHWRAGTKFAGLEPRLRPRSRAEAYAIQEKIEIYSNAKLFGWKIAATSEAGQKHINVDGPMAGRILSETVIADGGNASMAGNEMRVAEPEFAFRMAADLPPQSQPYAVREVLDAVGTLHPAIEIPDSRFADFVSAGTEQIIADNACAHLFVLGAPTVANWRALDLVDERPVITMRGQQFIGHGKNVLGDPRLALTWLANELRQLGSTLRAGEVVTTGTCHPPLPIRSGDVCEADFGSLGKVSVRFA, from the coding sequence ATGCTCGACGAAGACCAGATAGCGGCAGCGTCACGGACATTGCACGATCATTGGCGCGCCGGCACCAAGTTCGCAGGCCTCGAACCACGGCTGCGTCCGCGCAGCCGAGCCGAGGCCTATGCCATCCAGGAGAAGATCGAGATTTATTCGAACGCGAAACTGTTCGGCTGGAAAATCGCAGCCACCAGCGAGGCCGGGCAAAAGCACATCAATGTCGACGGCCCGATGGCCGGACGCATCCTGTCCGAAACCGTGATTGCCGATGGCGGCAACGCTTCGATGGCGGGAAATGAAATGCGCGTCGCCGAGCCGGAATTTGCCTTTCGCATGGCTGCCGACTTGCCGCCGCAGTCGCAGCCCTACGCCGTGCGCGAGGTGCTCGACGCGGTCGGCACGCTGCATCCGGCGATCGAGATTCCGGATTCGCGGTTCGCCGATTTCGTCAGCGCCGGCACCGAGCAGATCATCGCGGACAATGCCTGCGCGCATTTGTTCGTGCTGGGCGCGCCGACCGTTGCGAACTGGCGCGCACTCGACCTCGTCGACGAAAGGCCGGTGATCACGATGCGGGGTCAGCAATTCATCGGTCACGGCAAGAACGTGCTCGGCGATCCCAGGCTCGCACTGACGTGGCTCGCCAACGAATTGCGGCAGCTCGGATCGACGCTCCGGGCCGGCGAGGTGGTGACCACCGGCACCTGCCACCCGCCGCTGCCGATTCGATCAGGCGATGTCTGCGAGGCCGATTTCGGTTCGCTTGGAAAGGTCTCGGTCAGGTTCGCGTAA
- a CDS encoding exodeoxyribonuclease III, with protein MRFSLTTWNINSVRLRIDLVAKFLKAVRPDVLCLQETKCIDDAFPLKRFKRLGYEHVALNGQKGYHGVAVVSKLPFETTDIRTFCDKIDSRHITVAFGEKAQLSKPLVVHNFYVPAGGDIPDPALNPKFEHKLQFLDEMKACEPLHPRGDDRHILVGDLNVAPHDNDVWSHKQLLKVVSHTPIECEKLLAAQAHGEWFDVARERIPLSEKVYTWWSYRAADWTVGDRGRRLDHIWVSRALKDGVSDFRITRDARGWERPSDHVPVTVTLEV; from the coding sequence ATGCGCTTCTCTCTGACAACCTGGAATATCAATTCGGTGCGGTTGCGCATCGACCTCGTCGCCAAATTCCTCAAGGCGGTGCGGCCGGACGTGCTGTGCCTGCAGGAAACCAAATGCATCGATGACGCTTTCCCGCTGAAGCGCTTCAAGCGCTTGGGCTATGAGCACGTCGCGCTGAACGGGCAGAAGGGCTATCACGGTGTCGCCGTGGTTTCGAAGCTGCCGTTCGAGACCACGGATATCCGCACCTTCTGCGACAAGATCGATTCGCGGCACATCACGGTCGCCTTCGGCGAAAAGGCGCAACTGTCGAAACCCCTGGTCGTGCATAATTTCTACGTTCCGGCCGGCGGCGATATTCCCGATCCCGCGCTCAACCCGAAATTCGAGCACAAGCTGCAGTTTCTCGACGAGATGAAGGCCTGCGAGCCGTTGCATCCGCGCGGCGACGACCGCCATATCCTGGTCGGCGATCTCAATGTCGCGCCGCACGACAACGACGTGTGGTCGCACAAGCAGCTACTGAAGGTGGTGTCGCATACCCCGATCGAATGCGAGAAGCTGTTGGCAGCGCAGGCGCATGGCGAATGGTTCGACGTCGCGCGCGAGCGCATTCCGCTGTCGGAAAAGGTCTACACCTGGTGGAGCTACCGCGCCGCGGACTGGACGGTGGGCGATCGCGGCCGAAGGCTCGATCACATCTGGGTCTCGCGCGCATTGAAGGATGGCGTCAGCGATTTCCGGATCACGCGCGATGCGCGTGGCTGGGAGCGGCCGTCCGACCATGTGCCGGTAACGGTGACGCTGGAGGTGTGA
- a CDS encoding DNA translocase FtsK codes for MSMPAIERVIPLVGQLPAVIREALTRRLRELAGLGLIGLSGLAAAALMTWSVQDPSLSHATSRAIRNVLGYPGAIAADLLMQIMGLGAIMLILPVAIWGWRMLTHRGFDREALRIGCWILCAAIAAGFASCWPHGGAWPLPTGLGGVVGDALVRAPAVVFGPPGLLYRLVLGTILFAACVAAFLFASGMGSRPQEDDLTSIEDDETPFEEDEDAGSVSLGWAFHAAMSAKARLWRLLTLAYGSLVSSAATPRPLSFERQEPSLGRTAPSLAPRAEEELDDEEDDEEEGAPAARAPRKKAAARAPSRKSSDRFELPPVSVLTAPRASDRQPLSKSELESNSRALEGVLGDFGVRGEIVKAHPGPVVTLYELEPAPGIKSSRVIGLSDDIARSMSALSARVAVVPGRNAIGIELPNPHREKVYLRELLAIKDYAETVAKLPLCLGKNIGGDSIIVDLARMPHLLIAGTTGSGKSVAINTMILSLLYRLRPDQCRLIMVDPKMLELSVYDGIPHLLTPVVTDPKKAVVALKWAVREMEERYKRMSKLGVRNIDGYNARLLEAKSKGEELTRTVHTGFDKETGKAIYEDEKLDLDPLPYIVIIVDEMADLMMVAGKDIEGAVQRLAQMARAAGLHVVLATQRPSVDVITGTIKANFPTRISFQVTSKIDSRTILGEMGAEQLLGQGDMLYMAGGGRISRVHGPFVSDEEVEKVVRHLKTQGQPEYLEAVTAEEPTDEDGAVFDSTSMGSDGGGDLFSQAVAIVKRDRKASTSYIQRRLQIGYNRAASLMERMELEGIVGQANHAGKREILVEEEESGF; via the coding sequence ATGAGCATGCCGGCGATCGAACGTGTCATTCCCCTGGTCGGCCAGTTGCCGGCCGTGATCCGCGAGGCCCTGACGCGGCGCCTGCGCGAACTCGCAGGCCTCGGCCTGATCGGACTCTCGGGCTTGGCGGCGGCAGCGCTGATGACCTGGTCGGTGCAGGACCCGAGCCTCAGCCATGCGACGTCGCGCGCCATCCGCAACGTCCTCGGTTATCCAGGCGCAATCGCCGCCGATCTCCTGATGCAGATTATGGGTTTGGGCGCGATCATGCTGATCCTGCCGGTCGCCATATGGGGCTGGCGGATGTTGACCCATCGCGGCTTCGACCGCGAGGCGCTGCGAATCGGTTGCTGGATCCTGTGCGCGGCGATCGCTGCGGGTTTTGCCAGCTGCTGGCCGCATGGCGGCGCGTGGCCGCTGCCGACCGGACTCGGCGGCGTCGTTGGCGACGCGCTGGTACGCGCGCCGGCGGTGGTGTTCGGCCCGCCCGGTCTGCTCTATCGGCTGGTGCTCGGGACTATCCTGTTCGCGGCCTGCGTCGCGGCATTCTTGTTCGCGAGCGGCATGGGCTCGCGCCCGCAGGAGGACGATTTGACCTCGATCGAGGACGATGAAACGCCGTTCGAGGAAGACGAAGACGCCGGTTCGGTGTCGCTGGGATGGGCGTTTCACGCCGCGATGAGCGCGAAGGCGCGGCTGTGGCGGTTGTTGACGCTGGCTTATGGCTCGCTGGTCTCAAGCGCGGCGACGCCACGCCCGCTCTCGTTCGAACGCCAGGAGCCCAGCCTCGGCCGCACGGCGCCATCATTGGCCCCGCGGGCGGAAGAAGAACTCGACGACGAGGAAGACGACGAGGAAGAGGGGGCGCCCGCCGCCCGCGCTCCGCGCAAGAAGGCCGCGGCCCGTGCGCCGTCGCGCAAATCCTCCGACCGGTTCGAACTGCCGCCGGTTTCCGTGCTGACCGCGCCGAGGGCCTCCGACCGCCAGCCGCTCAGCAAGTCGGAGCTGGAATCCAATTCGCGCGCGCTGGAAGGCGTGCTCGGCGATTTCGGCGTCCGCGGCGAAATCGTCAAGGCTCATCCGGGTCCGGTGGTGACGCTGTACGAACTCGAGCCCGCGCCCGGCATCAAATCGTCGCGGGTGATCGGGCTTTCCGACGACATCGCGCGATCAATGAGCGCGCTCTCGGCGCGCGTCGCGGTGGTTCCCGGCCGCAACGCTATCGGCATCGAACTGCCGAATCCGCATCGCGAGAAGGTCTATTTGCGCGAATTGCTGGCGATCAAGGACTATGCGGAAACGGTCGCGAAGCTTCCGCTATGTCTCGGCAAGAATATCGGCGGCGATTCCATCATCGTCGACCTGGCGCGCATGCCGCATCTGCTGATCGCGGGCACCACCGGCTCCGGCAAATCGGTCGCCATCAACACCATGATCCTTAGCCTGCTGTACCGGCTGCGTCCGGATCAGTGCCGCCTGATCATGGTCGATCCCAAGATGCTTGAGCTCTCCGTCTATGACGGCATTCCGCATTTGCTGACGCCGGTCGTGACCGACCCGAAAAAGGCCGTGGTCGCACTGAAATGGGCGGTGCGCGAGATGGAAGAGCGCTACAAGAGGATGTCGAAGCTCGGCGTGCGCAACATCGACGGCTACAACGCTCGCCTGCTGGAAGCCAAATCCAAGGGCGAGGAACTGACGCGCACGGTGCATACCGGCTTCGACAAGGAGACCGGCAAGGCGATCTACGAGGACGAGAAGCTCGATCTCGACCCGCTGCCCTATATCGTCATCATCGTCGACGAAATGGCCGACCTTATGATGGTCGCCGGCAAGGACATCGAAGGCGCGGTGCAGCGCCTGGCGCAAATGGCGCGCGCCGCCGGCCTGCACGTGGTTCTCGCCACGCAGCGCCCCTCAGTCGACGTCATTACCGGCACCATCAAGGCGAACTTCCCGACCCGCATCTCATTCCAGGTCACTTCGAAAATCGATAGCCGCACCATCCTCGGCGAGATGGGCGCCGAACAGCTGCTCGGACAGGGCGACATGCTCTATATGGCCGGCGGCGGCCGCATCAGCCGCGTGCACGGGCCCTTCGTCTCGGACGAAGAGGTTGAGAAGGTGGTGCGTCACCTCAAGACGCAGGGTCAGCCGGAATATCTCGAAGCGGTCACCGCGGAAGAGCCCACCGACGAAGACGGTGCGGTGTTCGACTCCACCAGCATGGGCAGCGATGGCGGCGGCGACCTGTTCTCGCAGGCGGTGGCGATCGTCAAGCGCGACCGCAAGGCCTCCACCAGTTACATCCAGCGCCGGCTGCAGATCGGATATAACCGCGCAGCCTCGCTGATGGAGCGTATGGAACTCGAGGGCATCGTCGGCCAGGCGAATCACGCCGGAAAACGCGAGATTCTGGTCGAGGAGGAAGAAAGCGGCTTTTGA
- a CDS encoding diguanylate cyclase domain-containing protein, producing the protein MSRVSFNRNRVRLKQLLGIRARLALLALILVAPLMLERVRSLEDARSKQVAAATAEFASLAQHSADAQQEVISSVETVLKSAAYIRASAGGIGRSCEILRASLPTNLPWIRTLLIVGGDGRVQCSTNNVFVGLDVHDRPYFKKARETREIVFSDYLFARITNKPVVMAAYPVSAISDESDSVILAGVNLDWMSKIMSNLGGRPGISAVLVDGSGTVLAAPADEASMIGHSLDTIPLLSAIAEEAMGSEAPQGTLSFVAADGSRRALSYARIAGTESRLIISIDEARVSAAINRDIRTAYLQLGFVSLFVLLGALIAAEKLIIGPIEMITSVAKCFGQGDWSVRAAPKSLPAEFVPLARAFNAMAAQLCERERELVATNDRLTVIASIDMLSGLANRRGFQSRLDFEWMKAQQYNSELSLLMIDVDHFKLFNDTYGHPEGDACLSRLGEALAGIAAETIGFAGRYGGEEFCLLLPNTEAKRAVEIGETVRISVEALAMPHATSSYQKVTVSVGVACTRPNAEQQPGDLIEAADAALYAAKHRGRNAVVEHGFGRGTDGAVAMAS; encoded by the coding sequence ATGTCACGCGTCAGTTTCAACCGGAACAGAGTGAGGCTCAAACAGCTTCTGGGAATCCGCGCGCGGCTCGCGTTGCTGGCTCTGATCCTGGTGGCGCCCTTGATGCTGGAACGCGTGCGATCGCTCGAGGACGCCCGCAGCAAGCAAGTCGCCGCCGCCACCGCCGAATTTGCGAGCCTTGCGCAACACAGCGCCGACGCCCAGCAGGAAGTCATCTCGTCGGTCGAAACGGTATTGAAATCGGCCGCCTATATTCGTGCCTCGGCGGGCGGCATCGGCCGCAGTTGCGAAATCCTGCGCGCCAGCCTGCCGACCAATCTGCCATGGATCCGCACGCTGCTGATTGTGGGAGGTGACGGCCGCGTGCAATGCTCGACCAACAACGTCTTTGTCGGGCTCGACGTCCATGATCGGCCCTATTTCAAGAAGGCGCGCGAAACCCGCGAGATCGTCTTCAGCGACTATTTGTTCGCCAGGATCACCAACAAGCCGGTGGTGATGGCGGCCTATCCGGTATCGGCTATCAGCGACGAGTCGGATTCCGTCATTCTCGCCGGCGTCAATCTCGACTGGATGTCGAAGATCATGAGCAATCTCGGCGGCCGGCCCGGCATTTCGGCGGTGCTGGTCGACGGCTCGGGGACCGTGCTGGCGGCGCCGGCGGACGAGGCCAGCATGATCGGTCATTCGCTGGATACGATACCGCTGCTGTCGGCCATCGCCGAAGAGGCGATGGGTTCGGAGGCGCCGCAGGGAACGCTGTCGTTCGTCGCCGCCGATGGATCGAGGCGCGCGCTCAGTTATGCGCGCATCGCCGGCACGGAATCGCGGCTGATCATCAGCATCGATGAAGCCAGGGTATCGGCCGCCATCAACCGCGACATCCGCACCGCCTATCTGCAGCTCGGCTTCGTCAGCCTGTTCGTGCTGCTCGGCGCCCTGATCGCGGCCGAGAAACTCATCATCGGGCCGATCGAGATGATCACGTCGGTGGCGAAATGCTTCGGCCAGGGCGACTGGTCGGTGCGCGCGGCGCCTAAATCGCTGCCGGCGGAATTCGTTCCGCTGGCCCGCGCCTTCAACGCGATGGCGGCGCAGCTTTGCGAGCGCGAGCGCGAGCTGGTCGCGACCAACGACCGGCTGACCGTGATCGCCTCGATCGACATGCTGTCCGGACTCGCCAACCGCCGCGGGTTCCAGAGCCGGCTCGATTTCGAATGGATGAAGGCCCAGCAATACAACAGCGAATTGTCGCTTCTGATGATCGATGTCGATCACTTCAAGCTGTTCAACGATACCTACGGCCATCCCGAAGGCGACGCCTGCCTCTCCAGGCTCGGCGAAGCGCTGGCCGGAATTGCCGCCGAGACCATAGGCTTTGCCGGGCGCTATGGTGGCGAGGAATTTTGTCTGTTGCTGCCGAACACCGAGGCGAAGCGGGCGGTGGAGATCGGCGAAACGGTCCGTATATCGGTCGAAGCCCTGGCGATGCCGCACGCGACCTCGAGCTACCAGAAAGTCACCGTCAGTGTCGGCGTCGCCTGCACCAGGCCAAATGCCGAGCAGCAGCCGGGCGACCTGATCGAGGCCGCCGATGCTGCCCTCTATGCCGCCAAACACCGCGGCCGCAACGCCGTGGTCGAACACGGTTTTGGGCGAGGCACCGACGGCGCGGTCGCTATGGCGAGCTAG
- a CDS encoding response regulator transcription factor translates to MANARKILIVDDDTDLRDTLVEQLSLHDEFEASAVDTGAKGASAAKANAPDLVLMDVGLPDTDGREVVRSLRKGGFKAPIIMLTGHDTDSDTILGLESGANDYVAKPFRFAVLLARIRAQLRQHEASEDAVFSVGPYSFRPGSKMLTGANARKVRLTEKETAILRFLYRAGQLPVSRETLLQEVWGYNSGVTTHTLETHIYRLRQKIEKDAANPEILVTEAGGYKLVP, encoded by the coding sequence ATGGCCAATGCCCGCAAGATCCTGATCGTGGATGACGATACCGATCTGCGTGATACGCTGGTGGAGCAATTATCGCTGCACGACGAGTTCGAAGCCTCCGCAGTGGATACCGGCGCCAAGGGCGCCAGCGCGGCCAAGGCCAATGCGCCGGATCTCGTGTTGATGGACGTCGGGCTGCCGGATACCGACGGGCGCGAGGTCGTGCGCTCCCTGCGCAAGGGCGGCTTCAAGGCGCCTATCATCATGCTCACCGGGCACGATACCGATTCGGACACCATTCTCGGCCTCGAATCAGGGGCCAACGACTACGTGGCGAAGCCGTTTCGGTTTGCGGTGCTGCTGGCACGGATCCGGGCGCAGCTCCGCCAGCATGAGGCCAGCGAGGACGCGGTATTTTCCGTCGGTCCCTACAGTTTCCGGCCCGGCTCCAAGATGTTGACCGGCGCCAACGCCCGGAAGGTGCGGCTGACGGAAAAGGAGACCGCGATCCTGCGTTTCCTGTACCGAGCCGGCCAGTTGCCGGTGTCGCGCGAGACGCTGTTGCAGGAGGTCTGGGGCTATAATTCCGGTGTCACCACCCACACGCTGGAAACCCATATCTACCGGCTGCGCCAGAAGATCGAAAAAGATGCAGCCAATCCCGAGATCCTGGTGACGGAGGCCGGTGGCTACAAGCTGGTGCCGTGA
- a CDS encoding YggS family pyridoxal phosphate-dependent enzyme: MAPQDTSLITPHSPNGLANVEQEIARACKEARRDRASVTLIAVSKTFAADAIIPVIEAGQRVFGENRVQEAKAKWPGLMSSYQGVALHLIGPLQSNKAKEAVALFDAIHSVDRPSICEALAKEIETQKRRPQLFVQLNTGEEPQKAGVAPGEADAFIASCRDRYGLAISGLMCIPPVSDAPAPHFALTAKIAARNGLTGLSMGMSADFVTAIQFGATHVRVGSAIFGHR, from the coding sequence ATGGCACCGCAAGACACTTCGCTGATAACCCCGCATTCACCAAATGGACTTGCCAATGTGGAGCAGGAGATCGCGCGCGCCTGCAAGGAAGCGCGCCGCGACCGTGCGTCGGTGACGCTGATCGCGGTGTCGAAGACGTTCGCCGCCGATGCGATTATCCCTGTAATCGAGGCCGGGCAGCGCGTTTTCGGGGAGAATCGCGTGCAGGAAGCCAAGGCCAAATGGCCAGGGTTAATGTCGTCTTACCAGGGCGTCGCCCTGCATCTGATCGGCCCGTTGCAATCCAACAAGGCAAAGGAAGCCGTGGCGCTGTTCGACGCCATCCATTCGGTCGACCGTCCCAGTATTTGCGAAGCGTTAGCCAAGGAAATCGAAACCCAGAAACGCCGGCCGCAATTATTCGTCCAGCTCAACACAGGCGAGGAGCCGCAGAAGGCCGGCGTCGCACCGGGCGAGGCCGATGCGTTTATCGCCAGCTGCCGCGATCGATATGGCCTGGCAATCTCCGGCCTGATGTGCATTCCGCCGGTCAGCGACGCACCCGCCCCGCATTTCGCGTTGACCGCAAAGATCGCCGCGCGCAACGGCCTGACTGGTCTGTCGATGGGCATGAGCGCCGATTTTGTCACCGCGATTCAGTTCGGGGCGACGCATGTGCGCGTGGGATCGGCGATCTTCGGGCACCGATAG
- a CDS encoding GGDEF domain-containing protein, whose amino-acid sequence MSQYRVPPTPNNFHTWFKYSLGVSPDLKRAIDILIGNKRKFDAATNRDLFAMYVRADTGDDSDVNNFSQQLHSVMASAKQYLNVAIADNRSQMMAIGDIAERSEAGVDPAPLVENLLNELAKAVNRAAKLEARFAESTRELDAIRDSLSKSEERAKTDTLTGLPNRRALEEFFRKAQIAAMEKGEPLSVLLIDIDHFKKFNDSFGHGVGDQVLRLMASVLRERLRESDLPARYGGEELIAVLPGADLATCAAVAERIRRLISECRITRRSTQELLPSITVSIGVGQFQFGESMADLIERCDRALYLAKRNGRNRVVTEAELDREMAAS is encoded by the coding sequence ACCGCCGACGCCGAACAATTTTCACACCTGGTTCAAATATTCCCTCGGCGTCTCGCCCGATCTCAAGCGGGCCATCGACATTCTGATCGGCAACAAGCGAAAGTTCGACGCCGCTACCAATCGTGACTTGTTCGCCATGTATGTCCGGGCCGACACCGGCGACGACAGTGACGTCAACAATTTTTCACAGCAGCTGCATTCGGTCATGGCCTCCGCCAAGCAGTATCTGAACGTGGCCATCGCCGATAACCGGTCGCAAATGATGGCGATCGGCGATATCGCCGAGCGAAGCGAAGCCGGGGTCGATCCGGCACCGCTGGTCGAAAATCTGCTGAACGAGCTGGCCAAGGCCGTCAACCGGGCAGCGAAGCTGGAGGCTCGCTTCGCCGAGTCGACGCGGGAACTGGACGCGATCCGCGACTCCTTGAGCAAATCGGAGGAACGCGCCAAGACCGACACGCTCACCGGCCTGCCAAACCGCCGCGCGCTCGAGGAATTTTTCCGCAAGGCCCAGATCGCGGCGATGGAAAAAGGCGAGCCGCTCAGCGTCCTTTTGATCGACATCGATCATTTCAAGAAGTTCAACGACAGTTTTGGGCACGGGGTCGGCGACCAGGTGCTTCGGTTGATGGCCAGCGTGCTGCGGGAACGGCTGCGGGAATCCGATCTGCCCGCCCGGTACGGCGGGGAAGAACTGATCGCCGTGCTTCCGGGCGCAGACCTTGCCACCTGTGCGGCGGTCGCCGAGCGGATACGCCGCCTGATCTCGGAGTGTCGTATCACCCGCCGCTCGACCCAGGAGCTGCTTCCCAGCATCACGGTGTCGATTGGCGTCGGACAATTTCAGTTCGGCGAGTCGATGGCGGATCTAATTGAGCGATGCGATCGCGCGCTCTATCTGGCCAAGCGAAACGGCCGGAACCGGGTCGTGACCGAGGCCGAGCTTGATCGCGAAATGGCTGCGAGCTGA
- a CDS encoding outer membrane lipoprotein carrier protein LolA, whose product MRHGLILLITASVVCVAVAPSASAQNLPIPKPAPKARDRVQMGASEQQKAPVTTGATSATPPDPVIPDPRRNIPASIFASFDAGQKAQAAKVSAYLSSLQTLAGNFVQVGPDGSKTKGDFYIQKPGKVRFEYDDPSPIDIIADGSAVAVRDRKLATQDIYPLSQTPLRYLLSDRIDLMKDTNVVSVTSDDLFVSVTIEEKQALIGTSRLMLMVGAKDGQLKQWTVTDPQGYDTTVAIYNLDSSRKPDPSLFKIDFTNYGTPPG is encoded by the coding sequence ATGCGCCATGGGCTGATATTGCTGATTACGGCATCCGTGGTCTGCGTTGCCGTCGCACCATCCGCTTCCGCGCAGAACCTCCCGATACCAAAGCCCGCGCCGAAGGCACGCGACCGCGTACAGATGGGTGCATCGGAACAGCAGAAAGCGCCGGTCACGACCGGTGCGACTTCGGCGACGCCGCCGGACCCGGTGATTCCGGATCCGCGGCGGAATATTCCTGCCAGCATTTTTGCGAGCTTCGATGCCGGCCAGAAGGCCCAGGCCGCCAAGGTGAGCGCCTATTTGTCGTCGCTGCAGACACTGGCCGGAAATTTTGTGCAAGTAGGTCCCGACGGCAGCAAGACCAAGGGCGACTTCTACATCCAGAAGCCCGGCAAAGTGCGCTTCGAGTATGACGATCCGAGTCCGATCGACATCATCGCCGACGGATCGGCGGTGGCGGTGCGCGATCGCAAGCTCGCGACCCAGGACATCTATCCGCTATCGCAGACGCCGCTGCGCTATCTGTTGTCGGATCGCATCGACCTCATGAAGGACACCAACGTCGTCAGCGTGACGTCCGATGACCTCTTCGTCAGCGTCACCATCGAGGAGAAGCAGGCGCTGATCGGCACCAGCCGACTGATGCTGATGGTCGGCGCCAAGGACGGCCAGCTCAAGCAGTGGACGGTGACCGATCCGCAGGGCTATGACACCACGGTCGCGATCTACAATCTGGACTCCTCGAGGAAACCCGATCCCAGCCTGTTCAAGATCGACTTTACCAACTACGGAACGCCGCCCGGCTGA